A stretch of Porites lutea chromosome 5, jaPorLute2.1, whole genome shotgun sequence DNA encodes these proteins:
- the LOC140937219 gene encoding glycosylated lysosomal membrane protein B-like, giving the protein MTTLSEEIKMADGRAAVRIILLVGCFCLSSAIFSSNDNQERKISIVEFLCESPSYPDCRGKHYSIIHVVAESLDKRSAIHYLWSVIYSPTIVMAYFEKTGVNVTVDWKKVLTNGNLTDGISFTEYSEYITALVIPAIYEFQDPKDALFYTDWKKVKADTIVKHPFHKLNWEKPVIDRENNITTFKASMLGGEVTFQCNASFHQERESVLPRQQSSSNSTVLTLTLNNLTKLNKTRGNTRFIFELYSLTAQQSESTTCVKAEKYIDDEFTPAVFKTIIVNSTGTGGTAYSAWKPVAYIDKKRSLEEQVPSYAYYRNSHHFISSHCDSLPYSPYHPSSFSIAYHLEKYTFLSYGMNISFGRQKDGWYDGKEAKRYLSWSAVVGYGRPLSDHFSPVVLIIIIVGFGAPLLLIFVTVVYIIVKRFKAKKAASSYGIIN; this is encoded by the exons ATGACAACCCTGTCGGAGgaaatcaaaatggcggacggcAGAGCTGCTGTAAGGATTATCTTGTTGGTTGGATGTTTTTGCTTATCGTCAGCGATATTTTCCTCAAATGATAATCAAGAAAGGAAG ATTAGCATTGTGGAGTTTTTGTGTGAGTCTCCCAGTTACCCTGATTGTCGGGGTAAACATTACAGTATAATTCATGTTGTAGCAGAGAGTCTTGACAAAAGAAGTGCTATTCATTACCTTTGGTCTGTCATTTACTCACCAACAATTGTCATGGCCTACTTTGAGAAAACTGGAGTGAATGTCACCGTAGACTGGAAAAAAGTTCTCACGAATGGAAACTTAACAGATGGAATAAGTTTCACTGAATACAGTGAATACATTACAGCACTTGTTATTCCTGCAATCTATGAATTCCAGGATCCAAAGGATGCACTTTTTTATACTGAttggaaaaaagtcaaagcTGACACTATTGTGAAGCATCCATTTCACAAACTGAATTGGGAAAAACCAGTTATTGACCGTGAAAACAATATAACAACATTTAAAGCAAGTATGTTGGGAGGAGAAGTTACATTTCAG tGCAATGCATCTTTTCACCAAGAGCGGGAGTCAGTCCTACCACGCCAACAGTCATCCAGCAACTCTACAGTGTTAACCCTTACACTAAATAACTTGACAAAGCTTAACAAAACCAGAGGAAACACTCGTTTTATATTTGAACTATACTCACTAACAGCACAGCAAAGTGAAAGTACTACATGTGTTAAAGCTGAAAAATATATAGATGATGAATTTACGCCTGCAGTTTTTAAGACCATTATTGTCAATAGTACTGGCACGGGTGGTACAGCATACAGTGCATGGAAGCCTGTTGCCTACATAGACAAGAAGAGAAGTTTGGAGGAACAAGTTCCCTCTTATGCATATTACAGGAATTCTCACCATTTTATATCTAGCCACTGTGATTCTCTTCCATATTCTCCATATCACCCTTCTTCATTTAGCATAGCATACCATTTAGAGAAGTATACATTTCTGTCTTATGGAATGAACATCTCATTTGGACGACAGAAGGATGGATGGTATGATGGTAAAGAAGCCAAACGTTATCTCAGTTG GTCTGCGGTTGTAGGATATGGACGTCCACTGTCAGACCATTTTTCTCCAGTGGTGCTGATTATCATTATCGTAGGCTTTGGTGCTCCATTGCTTCTtatttttgtcactgttgtttatATTATTGTCAAGAGATTTAAAGCCAAAAAGGCAGCATCATCGTATGGTATAATAAACTGA